Proteins encoded within one genomic window of Cucumis sativus cultivar 9930 chromosome 3, Cucumber_9930_V3, whole genome shotgun sequence:
- the LOC101211965 gene encoding serine carboxypeptidase-like 45, with amino-acid sequence MGSCSNPWMVVAMVAIAFSIVLGLRSSLVMANQLADHDRITSLPNQPMLTTHFEQFGGYVTVNEKEGRALFYYFVEAESKPSSKPLVLWFNGDTLAGCSSLGGGAFLEHGPFKINGEVLIQNHYSWNTEANMLYVESPAGVGFSYSKNKSFYSNITDAISVEDNLIFLQRWLEKFPQYKKRDLYIAGEAYAGGHFVPLLAQLIVHSNLKLKLKGIAIGNPLLDIQVDGNALSQYWWSHALISDAAFNLLTSVCNASRLVTEGITNSLSRDCISVATNVSKELSPAIDYFDVAAGDACPSANASLFGDLNRTDPVRFTLLQTFIYGQSEQKDRDPCAGDTVAKYLNRHDVQKALHAKLIGFSTWRICRFRKEWKYNLRNRLVPTIGVVGALVKSKIRVLVYSGDQDSALPFSGTRTLVNSLANSMNLCPTVRYRPWFSDKKVGGWTEEYGKFLTYAIVRGASQKTAQIQPKRSLQLFKSFLAGKPLPEA; translated from the exons ATGGGATCGTGCTCCAACCCCTGGATGGTGGTTGCCATGGTGGCCATTGCCTTCTCTATCGTGCTCGGTCTGAGGTCGTCGTTAGTCATGGCTAATCAATTGGCAGATCACGATCGAATCACATCCTTACCAAACCAGCCCATGTTGACAACACATTTCGAGCAATTTGGGGGCTATGTTACCGTGAATGAGAAGGAAGGAAGAGctcttttttattactttgttGAAGCTGAGTCTAAGCCTTCTTCTAAGCCCCTCGTTCTTTGGTTCAATGGAG ATACATTGGCTGGGTGTTCATCACTTGGAGGTGGAGCTTTCCTAGAGCATGGgccatttaaaattaatggtgaagttttaattcaaaatcattataGTTGGAATACAG AAGCAAATATGTTATATGTGGAGTCGCCGGCTGGAGTTGGGTTTTCATATTCTAAGaataaatctttttattcAAACATAACGGATGCTATTTCAG ttgaagataATTTAATCTTCCTACAACGTTGGTTGGAGAAGTTTCCTCAATATAAGAAAAGAGATTTATATATTGCTGGAGAAGCTTATGCAg gAGGACACTTTGTGCCATTACTTGCACAACTAATTgttcattcaaatttgaagCTCAAACTCAAGGGGATAGCT ATTGGAAATCCTCTTCTTGACATCCAAGTAGACGGCAATGCCCTTAGCCAATACTGGTGGTCGCACGCCCTCATCTCCGACGCCGCCTTCAACCTTCTCACTTCCGTCTGCAATGCCTCTCGTCTCGTCACCGAAGGAATCACCAATTCCCTCTCTCGCGACTGCATCTCCGTCGCCACTAACGTCTCCAAAGAACTCTCTCCCGCCATCGATTATTTCGATGTTGCCGCCGGCGACGCCTGTCCCTCCGCCAACGCCTCCCTGTTCGGCGATCTCAATCGCACTGATCCTGTCCGCTTCACTCTGCTCCAGACCTTCATCTATGGCCAG TCTGAACAGAAAGATCGAGACCCTTGTGCTGGAGATACTGTAGCAAAGTACTTGAATCGACATGATGTTCAGAAAGCTCTCCATGCGAAGCTAATTGGATTTTCGACATGGAGGATCTGCAGATTTAGGAA aGAATGGAAATATAATTTGAGGAACAGATTGGTGCCGACGATTGGTGTTGTTGGCGCGCTCGTGAAGTCTAAAATTCGAGTATTGGTCTACAG TGGAGATCAAGATTCGGCGTTACCATTTAGTGGGACTCGGACATTGGTAAATTCACTCGCGAACTCGATGAATCTTTGCCCAACTGTGCGCTACAGACCTTGGTTTTCTGATAAAAAG
- the LOC101212205 gene encoding probable ADP-ribosylation factor GTPase-activating protein AGD14: protein MGSRKEEERNERIIRGLMKLPPNRRCINCNGLGPQYVCTNFWTFVCMTCSGIHREFTHRVKSVSMAKFSFQEVEALQNGGNQRAREIYLKDWDFQRQRLPVNSNVEKIREFIKNVYVDRKYAGGRTSEKPPRDMQSIRIHEDETRRASSYHSYSQSPPYDYQYEDRKYGKQAASLTRKPGSDRGRYEGKVSGSVFSPGRLSDQTYDDRFVNEGYASRVSDFSVSSGGDPFRSGAHSPNFQKDSGFSSPPFHCARDMLNEDTRHQISSMSAEANGHRDAYGISRPQRTMSSGSFGSIDSNSTSLKSYNSAGLTDGVLEPEPIAHNNLDKMPSSQQSSVPGVSISLSFFEEPFAPKPVSSATSSVDLFQSQASLPAPPVDLFQLSSASPSFCENQPQQRSPPPQSLQFFPETNPQHPATLDKMPLESAVPKNEGWATFDSPQTTSSVHSSVNVNAVKNPSNVGAFGKLVPPNEGALGKFDPLVSSSAVVQWPPTPNYIAHDPSLLASSQWHNNLPNAQVPAEVTSTDASWNAFEDAITDLSLQRGKQNTERQVPVQEFLPSSDGHLFFGVTEGERGTQMTSGKSTNPFDLPYDPDMEQTNMFLDMSSLQSALPNAQLPSSLVGGSQPWFSQNPAPFIPTAGQGGLSLMAGQAPGSQISNITPPESVASIGGNPFA from the exons ATGGGGAGTAGGAAGGAAGAGGAGCGCAACGAGAGGATTATTAGAGGCCTTATGAAGCTTCCACCAAATAGGAGATGTATTAACTGTAATGGCCTg GGCCCTCAGTATGTTTGTACAAACTTTTGGACTTTTGTTTGTATGACTTGCAGTGGAATACA TCGCGAGTTTACTCATCGAGTTAAGTCAGTATCGATGGCCAAGTTTAGTTTCCAAGAAGTTGAAGCACTTCAAAATGGTGGGAACCag CGAGCAAGGGAAATCTATTTAAAGGATTGGGACTTCCAAAGACAACGATTGCCAGTTAACAG CAATGTCGAGAAAATTCGGGAATTTATAAAGAATGTATATGTTGATAGAAAATATGCTGGTGGAAGAACATCCGAGAAGCCTCCTAGAGACATGCAG AGTATAAGAATCCATGAAGATGAAACCAGACGAGCCAGTTCTTATCATTCTTACTCCCAAAGTCCACCTTATGATTATCAATATGAAGATAGGAAATATGGAAAACAAGCTGCTTCACTTACCAGGAAACCTGGTTCAGATCGAGGTCGATATGAGGGGAAAGTGTCTGGTTCAGTCTTTAGTCCTGGCCGCTTAAGTGACCAAACATATGATGACAGGTTTGTTAATGAGGGATATGCCTCGAGGGTTTCAGACTTTTCAGTCTCTAGTGGAGGTGATCCTTTCAGATCTGGTGCTCATTCACCAAATTTTCAGAAGGACTCCGGATTTAGTAGTCCACCTTTTCACTGTGCTAGAGATATGCTTAACGAAGATACAAGACATCAAATAAGTAGCATGTCCGCTGAGGCAAATGGCCACAGGGATGCATATGGAATCTCACGGCCAcag agAACAATGTCTTCAGGTAGCTTTGGTTCAATTGACAGTAACTCTACCTCTCTGAAGTCATATAATTCAGCTGGCTTAACGGATGGTGTGTTGGAACCTGAGCCAATTGCACACAACAATCTAGATAAGATGCCTAGTTCACAGCAGTCATCTGTTCCTGGAGTTTCCAttagtttaagtttttttgaAGAACCATTTGCACCAAAACCTGTCTCCTCTGCAACTTCATCTGTTGACTTGTTCCAGTCACAGGCATCATTGCCTGCTCCACCAGTGGATTTGTTTCAGTTGTCATCTGCATCACCATCCTTTTGTGAAAATCAACCTCAACAGCGGTCACCACCACCTCAATCCCTGCAATTTTTTCCTGAGACTAATCCACAGCATCCAGCAACATTGGATAAAATGCCATTAGAGTCAGCAGTCCCCAAAAATGAAGGATGGGCCACGTTTGATTCACCTCAGACAACATCATCTGTTCATAGTTCCGTTAATGTTAATGCTGTCAAGAATCCCTCCAATGTAGGTGCTTTTGGAAAGCTTGTTCCTCCTAATGAAGGTGCTTTAGGAAAGTTCGATCCTTTAGTATCTTCTAGTGCTGTTGTCCAGTGGCCACCCACTCCAAATTACATCGCTCATGATCCGTCTTTATTAGCAAGTAGTCAATGGCATAATAATTTGCCTAATGCTCAAGTTCCAGCTGAAGTGACAAGCACTGAT GCGTCTTGGAATGCATTTGAAGATGCCATCACAGATCTCTCCCTACAGCGTGGTAAGCAAAATACCGAGCGTCAAGTTCCAGTTCAAGAGTTCCTGCCTTCTTCCGATGGACATTTGTTTTTTGGAGTTACAGAG GGAGAGAGAGGTACACAGATGACCAGTGGTAAATCGACAAACCCATTTGACCTTCCATATGATCCAGATATGGAGCAAACAAATATG tttttggACATGAGCTCTTTGCAGTCTGCTCTCCCTAATGCACAATTACCATCCTCCTTAGTTGGTGGTTCTCAACCATGGTTTTCTCAAAATCCAGCACCATTTATTCCAACTGCAGGACAAG GTGGCTTATCACTCATGGCTGGGCAAGCACCAGGCTCTCAAATATC GAACATTACTCCACCGGAATCTGTTGCTTCGATCGGAGGGAATCCTTTTGCTTAA